The proteins below are encoded in one region of Winogradskyella helgolandensis:
- the nirK gene encoding copper-containing nitrite reductase — translation MKTLKPIILSLALIMLSCGDSEKTEQHSDTAEIPVSREMIAELTSPPNVPTPVGRRKAKKLIVNMEILEEEGELTDGVKYVYWTFGGSVPGSFIRTRVGDEVEFTLSNHPDNKLPHNIDLHAVSGPGGGAESSFVAPGHEKTFSFKTLNPGLYVYHCATAPVGMHIANGMYGLILVEPEGGLPQVDKEYYIMQGDFYTKGKNGERGLQPFDMQKAVDENADYVVFNGSVGALTGDNAITAKVGETVRLYVGNGGPNLVSSFHVIGEIFDKVHVEGGDLINENVQTTLIPAGGAAIVEFKVDVPGTFILVDHSIFRAFNKGALGMLKVEGEEQKKIYSGEIREGIYLPEGPGIQNMPTTNEIVESEIPAKSFEEQMEFGKQIYMQTCFACHQAEGQGIPNAFPPLANSDYLNADVDRAIGVVVNGLSGEITVNGEKYNSVMTKQMISSDDVANVLTYVYNSWGNSKKVVTKKMVDDVKKK, via the coding sequence ATGAAAACACTAAAACCAATCATCCTTAGCTTAGCTTTAATCATGTTAAGTTGTGGAGACAGCGAAAAAACAGAACAACACTCTGATACTGCAGAAATTCCGGTAAGTAGAGAAATGATTGCAGAATTAACGTCACCTCCAAATGTACCAACACCGGTAGGACGACGAAAAGCAAAAAAGCTTATTGTTAATATGGAAATTCTTGAAGAAGAAGGCGAACTAACAGATGGAGTAAAGTATGTGTATTGGACCTTTGGTGGTTCTGTACCAGGTAGTTTTATTAGAACACGTGTTGGTGATGAAGTTGAATTTACATTATCCAATCATCCAGATAATAAACTACCACACAATATAGATTTACATGCTGTTTCAGGTCCGGGAGGTGGAGCAGAATCTTCTTTTGTAGCTCCAGGCCATGAAAAAACATTTTCGTTTAAAACATTAAACCCAGGACTCTATGTTTACCACTGTGCAACAGCACCTGTAGGAATGCATATTGCCAACGGCATGTATGGCCTTATTCTCGTTGAACCAGAAGGAGGGTTACCACAAGTAGATAAAGAATACTACATTATGCAAGGTGATTTTTATACCAAAGGTAAAAATGGTGAACGTGGCTTACAGCCTTTCGACATGCAAAAAGCAGTGGACGAAAACGCAGATTACGTTGTATTTAACGGAAGCGTTGGCGCCTTAACTGGTGATAATGCCATAACAGCAAAAGTAGGCGAAACCGTTAGACTTTATGTCGGAAATGGTGGGCCAAATCTTGTCTCTTCTTTCCACGTTATCGGTGAAATATTTGATAAAGTTCATGTTGAGGGTGGTGACTTAATTAATGAAAATGTACAAACCACGCTTATTCCTGCTGGTGGTGCTGCTATTGTAGAATTTAAAGTCGACGTACCTGGAACGTTTATTCTAGTTGATCACTCTATATTTAGAGCGTTTAACAAAGGTGCTTTAGGTATGCTTAAAGTTGAAGGTGAAGAACAAAAGAAAATATATTCTGGCGAGATTAGAGAAGGTATTTATTTACCTGAGGGACCAGGAATACAAAATATGCCAACAACTAATGAGATTGTAGAATCTGAAATTCCGGCCAAATCTTTCGAAGAACAAATGGAGTTTGGAAAACAAATCTATATGCAAACCTGTTTTGCTTGTCACCAAGCAGAAGGCCAAGGTATTCCTAATGCTTTCCCTCCATTGGCAAATTCAGATTATTTAAATGCCGATGTGGATAGAGCAATTGGAGTTGTAGTCAATGGGTTGAGTGGCGAAATCACTGTAAATGGTGAGAAGTATAATAGCGTTATGACCAAGCAAATGATTTCTTCAGACGATGTTGCCAATGTATTAACTTATGTTTACAATAGTTGGGGAAATTCTAAAAAAGTAGTGACCAAAAAGATGGTTGACGACGTTAAAAAGAAATAA
- a CDS encoding TonB-dependent receptor plug domain-containing protein gives MKTLITVILCLLLSSLGFAQDNNKETKKDTTKLEEVLVLSRRKLSNHRQEKTLSSIDDYLEKSNKVTMIKRGNYAWEPTINNMTSERLVVTIDGMQIFGACTDKMDPITSYVDVSNLEKVTIGSGQEGTENGHSIGGGIDLKLPSSKFNGSGFKSGLDLGYETNGNYKATGLDLEYTGNKFFISADGIYRKSDNYDAGNNEEILYSQFEKYNISLKTGYKFSETQSIDANVIYDKATDVGYPALPMDVSLAEALIASLTHNYKPEDKALKSLETKLYFNTITHIMDDTKRPVVAIRMDMPGWSDTYGFYSKADVVQNKHHFTFNFNGFYNKSLAEMTMFSNNPSEPDMFMYTWPDIRTLYSGIFIKDDFHFSAHETLASSIRLGYHKNKIAKEVGVQSLEIFHDNVQDQNNRFLVSLSSAYQLKKENYNLSFGLGYGERAPSVSEGYGFFLFDSFDNYDYIGNPNLKDEKALEANFSFKQKFNDFEIGLESSYFHIMDYIIGEIAPDVSSMTIGANGVRVYTALDHASIFNTYVNSSYKISERFAINGTVGYNYGKGNDGENLPLIKPFSYFAEFNYNTPKFNAALQLDGNGNQSNYSSKYGENETADYAILNLNLGNVFHNKLGKTVLKYGVENILDTKYSTYADWNNFPRQGRNFYLNLSFVLQ, from the coding sequence ATGAAAACGCTAATAACAGTCATTCTATGTCTGCTATTGTCTTCTTTGGGATTTGCCCAAGACAACAATAAAGAGACTAAAAAAGACACTACAAAATTAGAAGAAGTCCTCGTACTTTCAAGACGTAAATTAAGCAATCACAGACAAGAAAAAACACTGTCTAGCATTGATGACTATCTTGAAAAATCTAATAAAGTAACCATGATAAAACGTGGTAATTACGCTTGGGAACCAACCATTAACAACATGACAAGCGAGCGATTGGTGGTTACTATTGATGGTATGCAAATTTTTGGTGCTTGTACTGATAAAATGGACCCAATAACGTCTTATGTTGATGTTTCTAATCTCGAAAAAGTAACTATTGGTTCTGGTCAAGAAGGCACAGAAAACGGACATTCAATTGGTGGTGGAATAGATTTAAAATTACCATCCTCTAAATTTAATGGTTCTGGTTTTAAATCTGGATTAGACTTAGGTTATGAAACCAACGGCAACTATAAAGCAACTGGATTAGATTTAGAATACACAGGCAATAAATTCTTTATTAGCGCAGATGGTATTTATAGAAAATCTGATAATTATGATGCTGGTAACAACGAAGAAATCCTATATTCTCAATTCGAAAAGTATAATATCTCATTAAAAACGGGCTACAAATTTTCAGAAACTCAAAGCATAGATGCCAACGTTATTTATGATAAAGCTACAGATGTAGGTTATCCTGCTTTACCAATGGATGTTTCTTTAGCTGAAGCTTTAATTGCATCCCTAACCCATAATTACAAACCAGAAGATAAAGCCTTAAAATCTTTAGAAACCAAATTGTATTTTAATACCATAACTCATATTATGGACGATACAAAGCGACCTGTTGTAGCTATAAGAATGGACATGCCAGGTTGGAGTGATACTTATGGTTTTTATAGCAAGGCTGATGTTGTACAAAATAAACATCATTTTACATTCAACTTTAACGGATTTTATAATAAGTCTTTAGCAGAAATGACCATGTTTTCTAATAATCCAAGTGAACCAGATATGTTTATGTACACTTGGCCAGACATTAGAACGTTATATTCTGGTATTTTCATTAAAGATGATTTTCATTTTAGTGCCCATGAAACACTCGCATCTTCTATACGATTAGGCTATCACAAAAACAAAATAGCAAAAGAAGTTGGTGTACAAAGTCTAGAGATATTTCATGATAATGTACAAGACCAAAACAATCGATTTTTAGTGAGTTTGTCATCAGCATATCAACTAAAAAAAGAGAATTATAATCTATCCTTTGGTTTAGGTTATGGCGAACGCGCACCATCGGTTAGTGAAGGTTATGGCTTTTTCTTATTCGACAGTTTTGATAATTACGATTACATCGGCAATCCAAATTTAAAAGATGAAAAAGCCTTAGAAGCGAACTTTAGTTTTAAACAAAAATTCAACGATTTTGAAATTGGTTTAGAATCATCCTACTTCCATATTATGGATTATATTATCGGTGAGATTGCGCCAGACGTAAGCTCAATGACTATTGGTGCAAATGGTGTGCGTGTTTATACCGCATTAGACCATGCCTCTATTTTTAATACGTATGTAAATAGTAGTTATAAAATATCAGAACGTTTTGCAATAAACGGAACGGTTGGCTACAATTATGGCAAAGGGAATGATGGTGAAAATTTACCACTCATAAAACCATTTTCTTACTTTGCTGAATTCAATTACAATACACCTAAATTTAATGCTGCATTGCAATTAGATGGTAATGGAAACCAAAGCAATTATAGTAGTAAGTATGGTGAAAATGAAACTGCTGATTATGCGATACTCAATCTTAACTTAGGAAACGTTTTCCATAATAAACTTGGAAAAACAGTATTAAAATATGGTGTTGAAAACATATTAGACACTAAATACTCTACCTATGCAGATTGGAATAACTTCCCTAGACAAGGACGCAATTTTTACTTAAACCTTTCATTTGTCCTACAATAG
- a CDS encoding ABC transporter permease: MLKILKYSFYDLMRSRWSYVYFAFYLLLGVVLLFLNNDLSKAVITLMNVIIVLVPLIGTIFGVMYYYNSQEFTELLLAQPIKRSSIFLGQYLGVALSLSMSLILGLGIPFVFYGLFESSAIWDFSLLLITGTFLTLIFTALAFNIALSNENKIKGFGYAILLWLFLAVIYDGLFLMTLILFEDYPLDKVSLIGTMLNPIDLSRTLILLKLDISALLGYTGAVFKQFFGTSFGLIVSFVMLTIWVVMPVLRIVFKSKKKDF, encoded by the coding sequence ATGCTTAAGATATTAAAATATAGTTTTTACGACCTTATGCGTAGTCGCTGGAGTTACGTGTATTTTGCTTTTTATTTATTATTAGGTGTTGTGTTATTATTTTTAAACAACGACCTTTCAAAAGCAGTCATTACTTTAATGAACGTCATCATTGTTTTAGTACCATTAATTGGGACAATTTTTGGCGTCATGTATTATTACAATTCTCAAGAATTTACTGAGCTACTTTTAGCACAACCTATTAAACGTTCGTCCATTTTTTTAGGACAATATCTTGGTGTTGCCTTATCATTATCTATGAGTTTAATTTTGGGTTTAGGCATCCCATTTGTGTTTTATGGCTTATTTGAAAGCAGTGCCATTTGGGATTTTTCACTACTACTAATTACCGGTACATTTTTAACCTTAATTTTTACCGCTTTAGCCTTTAACATTGCATTGTCTAACGAGAACAAAATTAAAGGATTTGGTTATGCCATCTTACTTTGGTTGTTCTTGGCCGTTATTTATGATGGACTATTTTTAATGACACTAATTTTATTTGAAGATTATCCGCTAGATAAAGTTTCACTCATTGGCACTATGCTAAATCCAATAGATTTATCGAGAACGCTTATCCTTTTAAAACTAGATATTTCTGCGTTATTAGGATACACAGGTGCCGTTTTCAAACAATTTTTCGGAACAAGTTTTGGTTTAATTGTGTCTTTTGTGATGCTCACCATTTGGGTTGTTATGCCTGTTTTACGCATCGTATTCAAATCAAAGAAAAAAGATTTTTAA
- a CDS encoding ABC transporter ATP-binding protein yields the protein MVTIENLHKKFGKNQVLSGVDLNISEGGIFAVLGPNGSGKTTLIKSVLGMVIPDKGNITVLGENIKKNSEYRHKIDYLPQIANFPSNLRVKELIKMIKDLRKPTNEDERLIELFRLEPFLDKKLGNLSGGTKQKVNLVLTFMFDSPLIILDEPTTGLDPISLIRLKDLIKAEKAKGKTVLITSHIMSFVEEISDEIVFILEGKIYFKGTIQKLKTKTNQPDFEHAIASILTDNHA from the coding sequence ATGGTAACCATAGAGAATCTACATAAAAAATTTGGCAAAAACCAAGTATTAAGTGGTGTTGACCTCAACATAAGTGAAGGTGGAATTTTCGCTGTACTTGGCCCAAATGGCTCAGGTAAAACCACGTTGATAAAATCAGTTTTGGGTATGGTAATTCCAGATAAAGGAAACATCACTGTACTTGGCGAAAACATTAAAAAGAATTCAGAATACAGACATAAAATTGATTATTTACCGCAAATAGCAAACTTCCCGAGTAACCTTCGTGTAAAGGAATTAATTAAAATGATTAAGGATTTACGCAAACCGACCAATGAAGATGAGCGTCTAATTGAACTTTTTAGACTCGAACCCTTTTTAGACAAAAAATTAGGTAACCTCTCAGGTGGAACCAAACAAAAAGTGAATCTCGTTTTAACTTTTATGTTTGATAGTCCGTTAATTATTTTAGACGAACCAACCACAGGTTTAGACCCAATTTCACTCATTAGATTAAAAGATTTAATTAAAGCTGAAAAAGCCAAAGGGAAAACAGTGCTCATTACCTCACACATTATGAGTTTTGTTGAAGAAATTTCAGATGAAATTGTATTTATCCTAGAAGGTAAAATTTACTTTAAAGGTACCATCCAAAAATTAAAAACCAAGACCAATCAACCCGATTTCGAACATGCGATTGCGTCTATATTAACCGATAACCATGCTTAA
- a CDS encoding nitrous oxide reductase family maturation protein NosD: MKSITFFFIAIFIANISIAQTIEVCNTCPVSTLKEAIIQSKDFDTIIVKKGTYKEHAILVDKPLTIIGKNYPVIDGEKKGEIITITADNVTVDGLFIINVGTSYTEDYAAIRVKNSKNFVIQNLVLEKLFFGIYIEKSRNGKVYHNKIIGDAVEEYNSGNGIQLWYSKNVEIEHNYVEHVRDGIYLEFSDDCLIKNNISTLNVRYGLHFMFSNDDIYQDNTFENNGAGVAVMFSKRIKMYNNLFKENWGTASYGMLLKEINDAEIIGNIFEDNTIGINIEGSNRITYKHNNFSNNGWAIKVKGACYTNEFIENNFLYNSFDIAYNSNVNDNIFDRNYWSNYTGYDLDKNGIGDVPYRPVKLFSYIVNRTPETIILLRSMFIDIIDFSEKVSPVFTPDDLLDNNPQIKKLTW; encoded by the coding sequence ATGAAAAGTATAACGTTTTTTTTTATAGCTATTTTTATAGCTAACATAAGTATTGCCCAAACTATTGAGGTTTGTAACACTTGTCCTGTTTCAACTTTAAAAGAGGCTATAATACAATCAAAAGATTTTGATACCATAATAGTTAAAAAAGGCACTTACAAAGAACATGCTATTTTAGTGGACAAACCTCTAACAATTATTGGAAAAAATTACCCAGTAATTGATGGTGAAAAAAAAGGTGAAATTATTACTATAACAGCAGATAATGTTACCGTAGATGGCTTATTTATCATAAATGTTGGCACAAGTTACACTGAAGATTATGCTGCGATTAGAGTTAAAAACAGCAAAAATTTTGTCATTCAGAATTTAGTATTAGAAAAACTTTTCTTTGGTATTTATATCGAAAAATCTAGAAATGGAAAAGTGTATCATAACAAAATAATTGGAGATGCTGTAGAAGAATATAATTCTGGTAATGGCATACAATTATGGTACAGTAAAAATGTAGAAATTGAACATAATTACGTAGAACATGTAAGAGATGGTATTTACTTAGAGTTCTCTGATGACTGCCTAATTAAAAACAATATTAGTACGTTAAATGTGCGTTACGGCTTACATTTTATGTTTTCTAATGATGACATCTATCAAGATAATACGTTTGAAAACAATGGTGCTGGAGTAGCAGTTATGTTTTCTAAACGCATAAAAATGTATAACAATCTTTTTAAAGAAAATTGGGGAACAGCTTCCTACGGAATGCTATTAAAAGAGATTAATGATGCAGAAATTATAGGCAATATTTTTGAAGACAACACCATTGGCATTAACATAGAAGGCTCTAACCGAATTACCTATAAACATAATAATTTTTCTAATAATGGTTGGGCAATTAAAGTAAAAGGTGCTTGTTATACAAATGAATTTATTGAGAATAATTTTCTATACAACTCTTTTGATATTGCTTACAATAGCAATGTTAACGACAATATTTTTGATAGAAATTACTGGAGTAATTATACAGGTTACGATTTAGACAAAAATGGCATTGGAGATGTTCCTTACAGACCTGTAAAGCTCTTTTCTTATATCGTAAACCGCACACCAGAAACCATCATTTTACTGCGTAGTATGTTTATTGATATCATTGATTTTTCCGAAAAAGTATCACCTGTTTTTACACCAGATGATTTACTAGACAACAATCCACAAATAAAAAAACTAACATGGTAA
- a CDS encoding nitrous oxide reductase accessory protein NosL, whose amino-acid sequence MKTLKHYSTLLLLLIFSSCNVSPKPIEYGSDGCHFCKMTIVDKVHAAEFVTKKGKVYKFDATECMVNYFDEFDTSEIELYLTNYFSNPEAFTDATKATFLISKNMPSPMGAFLTAFENKSEAEKVQTEKGGKLYSWPELLAHLKA is encoded by the coding sequence ATGAAAACACTAAAACACTATTCAACACTACTATTACTTCTTATTTTTTCAAGTTGTAACGTATCACCAAAACCCATAGAATATGGAAGCGATGGTTGTCACTTTTGTAAAATGACCATTGTAGATAAAGTACATGCAGCAGAGTTTGTAACAAAAAAAGGAAAAGTTTATAAATTTGATGCCACAGAATGTATGGTTAATTATTTCGATGAATTTGATACATCCGAAATAGAATTATACCTCACAAATTATTTTTCTAATCCTGAAGCTTTCACTGATGCAACAAAAGCAACGTTTTTAATCAGTAAAAACATGCCAAGCCCAATGGGAGCATTTTTAACCGCTTTCGAGAATAAATCTGAAGCAGAAAAAGTACAAACAGAAAAAGGCGGAAAACTATACTCTTGGCCAGAATTACTAGCACACTTAAAAGCCTAG
- the nosZ gene encoding Sec-dependent nitrous-oxide reductase, with amino-acid sequence MKNILTSSIAMLVILLGFTGCNNGNQSGGKSGALSNNIAEKVYVAPGEYDSHYAFISGGYSGNITVYGLPSGRMFKEIPVFSQFATSGYGYSEETKPMLNTSHGFVPWGDSHHPDISQSKGELDGRWVFINENNTPRIARISLTTFETEEIIEVPNSAGNHSSSFVTENTEYVVAGTRFSVPIPQRDMPIKDYKGNFQGALSFISVAPETGNMDIKFQVLMPGFNYDLSHPGRGKSHGWFFFTTYNTEEASTLLEVNASQNDKDFIAAVNWKKIEEYVNNGGGKMMPANYAHNLYDEHTHTATSTIKKEVRVVNPIDVPGAVYFIPTPKSPHGCDVDPSGEYIVGNGKLSANLTVHSFTKMLDAIEKEKFAGEAYGIPILNFEDVLAGVVEQPGLGPLHTEFDGKGNAYTTFFISSEVVKWKIGTWEVIDRKPTYYSVGHLTIPGGNSGKPQGKYMFAMNKITKDRYLPTGPEMEHSAQLYDISGDKMELLLDFPTHGEPHYAAAMEASIIKEQSQKIYKLADNKHPYAAKSDADTKVVRDGNEVHIYMTTIRSHFSPDNIEGVKVGDKVYFHVTNLEQDFDVPHGFAVLGQNNSELLIMPGQTKSSVWEPKQVGVWPFYCTDFCSALHQEMQGYIRVSAADSDVPIKWSLGEDIE; translated from the coding sequence ATGAAAAATATATTAACATCAAGTATTGCAATGCTCGTTATCCTTTTAGGATTTACAGGTTGTAATAATGGCAACCAATCTGGCGGTAAGTCTGGAGCGTTGTCTAACAATATTGCAGAAAAAGTATATGTAGCACCAGGAGAATACGATTCTCATTACGCATTCATTTCTGGCGGATATAGTGGTAACATTACCGTTTACGGGTTACCATCTGGTAGAATGTTTAAAGAAATCCCTGTTTTCTCTCAATTTGCAACGTCTGGTTATGGTTATTCTGAAGAAACAAAACCAATGTTAAACACGTCTCACGGATTTGTACCCTGGGGAGATTCTCACCATCCAGATATTTCTCAATCAAAAGGAGAGTTAGATGGTCGTTGGGTTTTTATAAATGAAAACAACACACCTCGTATTGCAAGAATTAGTCTTACCACATTTGAAACTGAAGAAATTATTGAAGTTCCAAATAGTGCTGGTAACCACAGTTCTTCATTTGTAACAGAAAATACAGAATATGTAGTTGCAGGAACACGATTTTCAGTGCCAATTCCGCAACGTGATATGCCAATTAAAGATTACAAAGGAAACTTTCAAGGTGCCTTATCTTTTATTAGTGTAGCACCAGAAACTGGTAACATGGATATAAAATTCCAGGTATTAATGCCAGGTTTCAACTACGATTTATCACATCCAGGACGTGGAAAATCTCACGGTTGGTTCTTCTTTACAACATATAATACTGAAGAAGCTAGCACATTATTAGAAGTTAACGCTTCACAAAATGATAAAGATTTTATCGCAGCTGTAAACTGGAAAAAAATTGAAGAGTACGTTAATAATGGTGGTGGAAAAATGATGCCAGCTAATTACGCGCACAATCTTTATGATGAGCATACTCATACAGCAACTTCTACTATAAAAAAAGAAGTACGTGTTGTTAACCCTATTGATGTTCCTGGAGCTGTTTATTTTATTCCAACACCAAAATCACCACATGGTTGTGATGTAGATCCTTCTGGAGAATACATTGTAGGTAATGGAAAACTTTCTGCAAACTTAACAGTGCATTCATTTACAAAAATGTTAGATGCTATTGAAAAAGAGAAATTTGCAGGTGAAGCTTACGGCATTCCAATTTTAAACTTCGAAGATGTTTTAGCAGGTGTTGTAGAGCAACCAGGATTAGGACCTTTACATACTGAATTTGATGGAAAAGGAAATGCATATACGACCTTCTTTATTTCTTCTGAAGTTGTAAAATGGAAAATAGGAACATGGGAAGTTATTGATAGAAAACCTACATATTACTCTGTTGGTCACTTAACAATTCCTGGAGGAAATTCTGGAAAACCACAAGGTAAATACATGTTTGCAATGAATAAAATAACAAAAGACCGTTATTTACCAACAGGTCCAGAAATGGAACATAGTGCACAATTGTATGATATCTCTGGAGATAAAATGGAATTACTTTTAGATTTCCCTACACATGGAGAACCACATTATGCTGCTGCAATGGAAGCAAGTATCATTAAAGAGCAATCTCAAAAAATCTATAAGTTAGCAGATAACAAGCATCCATATGCTGCAAAATCTGATGCTGATACTAAAGTGGTAAGAGACGGAAATGAAGTACATATTTATATGACAACTATTAGAAGTCACTTCTCACCAGATAATATTGAAGGAGTTAAAGTAGGAGACAAAGTGTATTTCCACGTTACTAATTTAGAGCAAGATTTTGATGTACCTCATGGATTTGCTGTACTTGGTCAAAACAATTCAGAATTATTGATAATGCCAGGACAAACAAAATCATCTGTTTGGGAACCTAAACAAGTTGGTGTTTGGCCATTCTATTGTACAGATTTCTGTTCTGCATTACACCAAGAAATGCAAGGTTATATTAGAGTATCTGCTGCAGATTCAGATGTGCCAATTAAGTGGTCTCTAGGAGAAGATATTGAGTAA
- a CDS encoding fasciclin domain-containing protein, giving the protein MKLTKHLFIVLAVATLFSSCKDANKDDSTTSSELKTETESTERTGQAFIEDDGSTTVLSIAIGSKNHTTLVAAVQAAQLENALVNAGPLMVFAPTNEAFAALPEGTVENLLKPENKDALANILKYHVTPGNYSKDFLKKFKKLGQANNGYVKVEVVDGEPMIGGAKILASIKAGNGIVHVIDKVLLPPTE; this is encoded by the coding sequence ATGAAACTAACCAAACACTTGTTTATTGTCCTTGCAGTTGCTACCCTTTTTAGCTCATGCAAGGACGCGAACAAAGATGATTCAACCACATCATCAGAATTAAAAACAGAAACAGAATCTACAGAACGAACTGGCCAAGCCTTTATTGAAGATGATGGCAGTACAACTGTTTTAAGTATTGCTATTGGCTCTAAAAACCACACTACTTTAGTTGCCGCAGTACAGGCAGCTCAATTAGAAAATGCTTTGGTAAACGCAGGACCTTTAATGGTTTTTGCACCAACAAATGAAGCCTTTGCAGCCTTACCTGAAGGAACAGTAGAAAATTTACTAAAACCAGAAAACAAAGATGCTTTAGCTAATATCCTAAAGTATCATGTGACTCCTGGTAACTATTCTAAAGACTTTTTAAAGAAATTTAAAAAACTAGGTCAAGCTAATAATGGCTATGTAAAAGTAGAAGTAGTAGATGGAGAACCAATGATTGGAGGAGCTAAAATATTGGCTAGCATAAAAGCTGGTAACGGAATTGTCCATGTTATAGACAAAGTTTTATTGCCACCAACTGAATAA
- a CDS encoding c-type cytochrome has protein sequence MKSLKLLSIITFATLMSCGGGEKKEASSYGKKAPVKTEAKIPASKRIELSNKGVGPITSVTLAEEVDQEMVKHGMDVYSKMCTACHKTDKKFIGPAPTGILSRRSPEWVMNMILNPEEMIKQDPLAKDLLMEFNGAPMANQHLTEEEARAVLEYFRTLK, from the coding sequence ATGAAATCACTAAAACTATTGTCAATTATCACATTTGCAACTTTAATGAGTTGTGGTGGTGGAGAAAAAAAAGAAGCATCAAGTTACGGAAAAAAAGCACCTGTAAAAACCGAAGCTAAGATTCCTGCTTCTAAACGTATAGAACTTTCTAACAAAGGAGTTGGACCAATCACTTCTGTAACCTTGGCAGAAGAAGTTGACCAAGAAATGGTAAAACACGGAATGGATGTTTATAGTAAAATGTGTACAGCTTGCCACAAAACAGATAAAAAATTCATTGGACCTGCACCAACTGGTATTTTATCTCGAAGAAGTCCTGAATGGGTAATGAACATGATTTTGAATCCTGAAGAAATGATTAAACAAGATCCATTAGCTAAGGACTTATTAATGGAATTCAATGGAGCACCTATGGCAAACCAACACCTAACGGAAGAAGAAGCTAGAGCCGTATTAGAATATTTTAGAACCTTAAAATAA
- a CDS encoding alpha-ketoglutarate decarboxylase: protein MNNNNICTSKSLVLTILICFCTISTFSQDRISKTTNFWSHVEYGGGLGLSFGDGFFSGAISPNAVYRFNPYIATGVGLNFSYSSQKDVFKSTVLGGSILGLFNPYEAVQISTEFEQLHVSRNFDQNFVSNLDDEYWYPALFLGAGYTSRNVTIGIRYDVLYDKDKSIYSEAWMPFVRFQF, encoded by the coding sequence ATGAATAACAACAACATTTGTACATCAAAATCATTAGTTCTCACTATCTTAATTTGCTTTTGCACAATTAGCACATTCTCACAAGATCGTATTTCTAAAACTACCAACTTTTGGAGTCATGTAGAATATGGTGGAGGTCTTGGACTTAGTTTTGGCGATGGTTTTTTTAGTGGTGCAATTTCTCCAAATGCCGTTTACAGATTTAATCCTTATATAGCGACTGGAGTTGGTCTTAATTTTTCTTACAGCTCTCAAAAGGATGTTTTTAAATCTACTGTTTTAGGCGGAAGTATTCTTGGCCTTTTTAATCCTTACGAAGCTGTACAAATTTCTACAGAGTTTGAACAATTACACGTCAGCAGAAACTTTGATCAAAATTTCGTTTCAAACCTTGATGATGAGTATTGGTATCCTGCCTTATTTTTAGGAGCAGGCTATACAAGTAGAAATGTTACTATAGGTATTAGATACGATGTCCTCTATGACAAAGACAAAAGTATTTACTCGGAAGCATGGATGCCCTTTGTAAGGTTTCAGTTTTAA